The Urbifossiella limnaea genome has a window encoding:
- a CDS encoding DUF2306 domain-containing protein: protein MRHRLLPAALRWLAALLVLRVLAATLANYPDYFPPDFDALFLQGREATFAGAYRIAFYAHVVTAPVVLVTGLLLMSRAVLRRRRLHRVLGRVHVGVLLGVVLPSGAVMARHAFGGAAAGVSFLLLSVVTGACAVVGVVHARGGRFDRHRAWMTRCYVLLCSAVALRLMSGAAGLIGVASPEAAYVGAAWASWLLPLAGFEVIERWRRAVTGSRPGSP, encoded by the coding sequence GTGAGGCACCGCCTCCTGCCGGCGGCGCTCCGGTGGCTCGCGGCGCTGCTCGTGCTGCGCGTGCTGGCCGCGACGCTGGCGAACTACCCCGACTACTTCCCGCCCGACTTCGACGCGCTGTTCCTCCAGGGCCGCGAGGCGACGTTCGCCGGCGCCTACCGCATCGCCTTCTACGCCCACGTCGTCACCGCCCCGGTCGTGCTCGTGACCGGCCTGCTGCTGATGAGCCGGGCCGTACTACGGCGGCGCCGGCTGCACCGGGTGCTGGGCCGCGTCCACGTCGGCGTGCTGCTGGGGGTGGTGCTGCCGAGCGGCGCGGTGATGGCCCGGCACGCCTTCGGCGGCGCCGCGGCGGGAGTGAGCTTCCTCCTGCTGTCGGTGGTGACCGGAGCGTGTGCGGTGGTCGGCGTCGTCCACGCCCGCGGCGGCCGGTTCGACCGGCACCGCGCCTGGATGACGCGCTGCTACGTGCTGCTGTGCTCGGCGGTGGCGCTGCGGCTGATGTCCGGGGCGGCGGGGCTGATTGGCGTGGCGAGCCCGGAGGCGGCGTATGTTGGGGCGGCGTGGGCCAGCTGGCTGCTGCCGCTGGCCGGGTTCGAGGTGATCGAGCGGTGGCGCCGGGCCGTGACCGGCTCACGCCCCGGTTCGCCGTAG
- a CDS encoding YciI family protein yields MKFVCLGYADMKLFQQFSPAEMAAKMEECMAYDDELRRGGHFLGGEALRPPEEARTVRPSGGKVVVTEGPYAETKEQLGGILLLEARDLAHAVELMSKHPGVAFGPFEVRPADAEVNALIAARG; encoded by the coding sequence ATGAAGTTCGTCTGCCTCGGGTACGCCGACATGAAGCTGTTCCAGCAGTTCAGCCCGGCGGAGATGGCCGCGAAGATGGAGGAGTGCATGGCCTACGACGACGAGCTCCGCCGCGGCGGTCACTTCCTCGGCGGCGAGGCGCTGCGGCCGCCGGAGGAGGCCAGGACCGTGCGGCCGAGCGGCGGCAAGGTGGTCGTCACGGAAGGCCCCTACGCCGAGACGAAGGAGCAGCTCGGCGGCATCCTGCTGCTGGAGGCGCGCGACCTGGCCCACGCCGTCGAGCTGATGTCGAAGCACCCCGGCGTGGCGTTCGGCCCGTTCGAGGTGCGGCCGGCGGACGCGGAGGTCAACGCCCTCATCGCGGCCCGCGGCTGA